A genomic segment from Alteribacillus bidgolensis encodes:
- the dnaJ gene encoding molecular chaperone DnaJ: protein MSKRDYYEVLGLDENASVDEIKKAYRKLARKYHPDVNKEENAEEKFKEVKEAYDTLSDPQKKANYDRFGHADPNQGFGGAGGAGDFGGFGDIFDMFFGGGRRDPNAPRQGSDLQYTMTLTFKEAAFGKDTEIEIPREETCSTCSGSGAKPGTQPETCTKCGGAGQLNIEQNTPFGRVVNRRVCDRCQGTGKMVKEKCTTCGGNGKIRKNKKISIKVPAGVDHGQQIRVAGQGEPGANGGPHGDLYVVFNVQPHEFFDRDGDDVYCEMPLTFAQAALGDEIEVPTLRSKVKLKIPAGTQTGTSFRLRGKGIPNVHGRGHGDQHVKVRVITPKKLNEKQKELIREFSEQSGDEQVDEQSHNFFEKVKRAFRGE, encoded by the coding sequence ATGAGTAAACGTGACTATTATGAAGTGCTTGGTCTGGACGAAAATGCTTCGGTTGATGAAATAAAAAAAGCATACAGGAAACTTGCTCGAAAATATCATCCTGATGTAAATAAAGAAGAAAATGCAGAAGAAAAATTTAAAGAAGTAAAAGAAGCATATGATACGCTTAGTGACCCTCAAAAGAAAGCTAATTATGACAGATTTGGCCATGCTGATCCAAATCAAGGATTTGGAGGTGCTGGAGGTGCTGGAGACTTTGGTGGCTTTGGTGATATTTTTGATATGTTTTTTGGAGGCGGCCGAAGAGATCCAAATGCACCACGGCAAGGATCTGATTTACAATATACCATGACATTAACTTTTAAAGAAGCTGCCTTTGGGAAAGATACAGAAATTGAAATTCCTAGAGAAGAAACGTGCAGCACATGCAGCGGAAGCGGTGCTAAGCCTGGTACTCAACCTGAGACATGTACTAAATGTGGCGGTGCAGGACAATTGAATATTGAACAAAATACACCGTTTGGCCGCGTAGTGAACAGACGAGTTTGCGACCGCTGCCAAGGAACAGGAAAAATGGTTAAAGAAAAATGTACTACCTGTGGCGGGAATGGAAAAATTCGTAAAAATAAAAAAATCAGCATAAAAGTTCCGGCTGGTGTAGACCATGGTCAGCAGATAAGAGTTGCTGGCCAAGGGGAACCTGGAGCAAACGGTGGACCTCACGGTGATCTATACGTCGTATTTAATGTGCAGCCTCATGAATTTTTTGATCGAGATGGAGACGATGTATATTGTGAGATGCCGCTGACGTTTGCACAAGCAGCTTTAGGTGATGAGATTGAAGTGCCGACCCTCCGCAGTAAAGTAAAATTGAAAATCCCGGCAGGCACTCAAACTGGTACAAGTTTCCGTCTTCGCGGAAAGGGAATTCCTAATGTACATGGTCGAGGACATGGAGACCAGCATGTTAAAGTTCGAGTGATAACACCTAAAAAACTTAATGAAAAACAAAAAGAGCTTATCCGTGAATTTTCTGAGCAGAGCGGTGATGAACAGGTAGATGAACAGAGCCATAACTTTTTTGAAAAAGTGAAACGAGCGTTCAGGGGAGAATAA
- the prmA gene encoding 50S ribosomal protein L11 methyltransferase, which yields MKWIEFGVHTTQEAVEPISNILHESGASGVVIEDSNDLEKEWDGTEDEIYELSAEDYPEEGVLVKAYFPVNSFAKETAEEVKQSINDLLLHNIDLGKNQVTLSEVHEEDWAEAWKKYYKPVKVTQSLTIAPSWENYQPVSTDEHVIELDPGMAFGTGTHPSTVLCLQALERIIKDGESVIDVGTGSGILSIAAAKFGAKEVQALDLDETAVESARLNASFNNTEHIIEVKQNNLLDHREEYADIIVANILADIILRMIEESYRLLRAGGYFITSGIIFSKKEEVKAALMEHGFVIKETIEMEDWVAFVAQKN from the coding sequence GTGAAGTGGATTGAATTTGGTGTTCATACGACACAAGAGGCAGTTGAGCCTATATCTAACATTTTACATGAGTCAGGGGCAAGCGGAGTTGTTATAGAAGACTCGAATGACCTTGAAAAAGAATGGGACGGAACAGAGGATGAAATTTATGAACTTTCCGCGGAGGATTATCCAGAAGAAGGAGTGTTAGTAAAGGCATACTTTCCAGTTAATAGTTTTGCCAAAGAAACAGCCGAAGAAGTGAAGCAGTCTATTAACGATTTACTTCTTCATAATATTGACCTTGGAAAAAATCAAGTTACCTTATCAGAAGTACATGAAGAAGATTGGGCAGAAGCATGGAAAAAGTATTATAAGCCAGTAAAGGTAACTCAGTCTTTAACGATAGCTCCGAGTTGGGAAAATTATCAGCCTGTTTCCACCGATGAACACGTCATCGAATTGGACCCAGGTATGGCGTTTGGTACGGGGACACACCCATCAACTGTTCTTTGTTTACAAGCACTAGAGCGTATAATAAAGGATGGGGAATCTGTTATTGATGTAGGTACAGGTTCAGGAATACTTTCTATAGCTGCTGCTAAGTTTGGGGCAAAAGAAGTCCAGGCTCTCGATTTAGATGAAACGGCAGTTGAAAGTGCCCGCCTTAATGCTTCCTTTAATAATACAGAACATATTATTGAAGTGAAACAGAATAATCTGCTGGACCACAGGGAAGAGTACGCAGATATCATTGTTGCAAATATACTGGCCGATATTATTCTTCGAATGATTGAAGAGTCATATCGCTTACTGCGTGCCGGTGGATATTTTATTACATCTGGAATTATTTTTAGTAAAAAAGAAGAAGTAAAAGCAGCATTGATGGAACATGGTTTTGTAATAAAGGAAACAATAGAAATGGAAGATTGGGTTGCTTTTGTAGCACAAAAAAATTAA
- a CDS encoding 16S rRNA (uracil(1498)-N(3))-methyltransferase, whose protein sequence is MQRYFVKPENMTVSHVVVTGEDVKHISKVMRMAPGDKIVCLDNQGRQVVSKINDINQDFVKADIIQEIHENNELPLHVTIAQGLIKGDKLDLVIQKGTEFGASAFYLFSADRSVVKWDGKKINKKLERLQKIAKEAAEQSGRRIIPSITFFSSWKEMLKEKQNHDANVFLYEENAKKKLHSDLSEVLNLSPASLLAIIGPEGGVSEEEASAYRKECFRNISLGPRVLRSESASLYLLAALSYQYELLR, encoded by the coding sequence ATGCAAAGGTATTTTGTTAAACCTGAAAATATGACAGTTTCTCATGTGGTTGTGACAGGAGAAGATGTTAAGCATATTTCAAAAGTAATGAGAATGGCACCAGGGGACAAAATAGTTTGCCTAGATAATCAAGGCAGGCAAGTTGTATCCAAAATTAATGATATCAATCAAGATTTTGTGAAAGCCGATATTATCCAAGAAATACATGAGAACAATGAGCTGCCCCTCCATGTAACAATAGCTCAAGGATTAATTAAAGGAGATAAACTAGATCTAGTTATTCAAAAAGGTACTGAGTTTGGGGCTTCTGCTTTCTATCTCTTTTCTGCAGATCGATCTGTGGTAAAATGGGATGGGAAAAAAATTAATAAAAAGCTAGAACGGCTTCAAAAAATAGCAAAAGAAGCTGCAGAACAATCAGGAAGAAGGATTATTCCTTCGATTACATTTTTTTCTTCCTGGAAAGAAATGTTAAAAGAGAAGCAGAATCATGATGCCAATGTGTTTTTGTATGAAGAAAACGCGAAGAAAAAGCTTCATAGTGACCTTTCAGAAGTGCTGAACTTATCACCTGCTTCACTATTGGCAATAATTGGCCCTGAAGGAGGAGTGAGTGAGGAAGAGGCATCAGCATATAGAAAAGAATGTTTTCGAAATATTAGTTTGGGGCCGAGAGTTTTACGAAGTGAATCCGCTTCGTTGTACTTATTGGCTGCTTTATCCTATCAATATGAATTACTGAGGTGA
- the mtaB gene encoding tRNA (N(6)-L-threonylcarbamoyladenosine(37)-C(2))-methylthiotransferase MtaB, with amino-acid sequence MATVAFHTLGCKVNHYETEAIWQLFKNEGYEKTEFEKRADVYVINTCTVTNTGDKKSRQVIRRAVRKNPDAVVCVTGCYAQTSPSEIMDIPGVDIVVGTQDRSKMIGYIEQFQKEREPINGVKNIMKTRVYEELDVPHFTDRTRASLKIQEGCNNFCTFCIIPWARGLLRSRKPEDVLSQAKQLVNAGYKEIVLTGIHTGGYGEDMKNYSLSDLLKELEELGGLKRIRISSIEASQITDEVIEVIGQSKKIVNHLHIPLQSGSNSVLKRMRRKYTTEFFAERLEKLKKALPGLAVTSDVIVGFPGESDEEFKETYQFIAENKFSELHVFPYSKRTGTPAARMDNQVEDDEKNRRVHYLIELSNQLAKQYASSYEGSVLEVIPEEQDKESGLLTGYTSNYMKVRFTGNEDMIGKIVKVKIKKPGYPYNNGEFVRVADDHEEMILA; translated from the coding sequence ATGGCAACTGTCGCCTTCCATACTCTTGGCTGTAAAGTCAATCATTATGAAACGGAAGCAATATGGCAGCTTTTTAAGAATGAAGGGTATGAAAAGACTGAATTTGAAAAACGGGCAGATGTTTACGTAATTAATACATGTACTGTCACAAACACAGGAGATAAAAAAAGCCGGCAAGTCATTCGCAGAGCTGTTAGAAAAAACCCGGATGCTGTTGTTTGTGTAACTGGCTGTTATGCGCAAACTTCTCCATCAGAAATTATGGATATACCTGGAGTAGACATTGTTGTCGGTACACAAGACCGTTCGAAAATGATTGGATATATTGAACAATTTCAAAAAGAACGAGAACCTATAAACGGCGTTAAAAACATTATGAAAACCAGAGTATATGAAGAATTAGATGTTCCTCATTTCACAGATAGAACAAGAGCTTCTTTGAAAATTCAAGAAGGCTGCAACAACTTTTGCACATTTTGCATTATCCCATGGGCAAGAGGGCTGCTCCGTTCAAGAAAACCTGAAGATGTTCTTTCACAAGCCAAGCAACTGGTAAATGCTGGTTACAAAGAAATCGTTTTAACTGGTATTCATACGGGCGGTTATGGTGAAGATATGAAAAATTACAGCCTGTCTGATTTGCTAAAAGAGCTAGAAGAATTAGGTGGCCTAAAGCGCATTCGTATTTCTTCTATTGAAGCTAGTCAAATTACAGATGAAGTAATAGAAGTTATTGGACAGTCTAAAAAAATTGTCAATCATCTGCACATTCCGCTCCAATCAGGTTCCAATTCTGTATTAAAGCGTATGAGAAGAAAATATACAACGGAATTTTTTGCTGAAAGATTAGAGAAGTTGAAAAAAGCACTTCCAGGACTTGCTGTAACTTCTGATGTTATTGTCGGTTTTCCTGGAGAAAGTGATGAAGAATTTAAGGAAACTTACCAATTTATTGCAGAAAATAAGTTTTCAGAGTTACATGTATTTCCTTATTCTAAAAGAACAGGGACACCAGCAGCACGTATGGACAATCAAGTAGAAGATGATGAGAAAAATCGAAGAGTACACTACTTAATAGAGCTTTCTAATCAATTAGCTAAACAATATGCTTCCTCGTACGAAGGCAGTGTCCTTGAAGTGATACCCGAAGAACAAGACAAAGAATCGGGACTTTTAACTGGCTACACTTCTAACTATATGAAAGTAAGATTCACTGGAAATGAAGACATGATTGGAAAAATTGTTAAAGTGAAAATAAAAAAGCCTGGATATCCTTATAATAATGGTGAATTTGTGCGAGTAGCAGATGACCATGAAGAAATGATATTAGCATAA
- the deoC gene encoding deoxyribose-phosphate aldolase produces the protein MKSLARLIDHTLLKPESTADQVITLAKEAKEYDFASVCINPSMVPAAFQILKDTKVKVCTVIGFPLGATMPEVKAFETKSAIANGASEIDMVLNIGALKSGDESFVKADIEAVVEAAREKAIVKVIIETILLTKEEKETACRLAVEAGADFVKTSTGFAGGGATIEDVKLMKKTVGEQAKVKASGGVRDKETALAMVEAGADRIGTSSGAAIVSGEEGSAGY, from the coding sequence ATGAAGTCTTTAGCCCGTTTAATTGATCATACGTTGTTAAAACCTGAATCTACTGCAGACCAAGTCATAACACTTGCAAAAGAAGCAAAAGAGTACGATTTTGCTTCTGTTTGTATTAATCCATCTATGGTCCCTGCAGCTTTTCAAATTTTAAAGGACACAAAGGTAAAGGTATGTACGGTCATCGGTTTTCCTTTGGGAGCAACCATGCCGGAAGTAAAAGCGTTTGAAACAAAAAGTGCGATTGCTAATGGAGCTTCAGAAATAGATATGGTACTTAACATTGGTGCGTTAAAAAGTGGAGATGAGAGTTTTGTTAAAGCTGATATAGAAGCAGTTGTAGAAGCTGCAAGGGAAAAAGCAATCGTAAAAGTGATTATCGAAACCATATTGCTGACAAAGGAAGAAAAAGAAACTGCATGTCGTTTAGCAGTAGAAGCAGGAGCAGATTTTGTAAAAACTTCTACTGGTTTTGCAGGTGGCGGTGCTACGATAGAAGACGTTAAGTTAATGAAAAAAACCGTTGGTGAACAAGCAAAAGTAAAAGCAAGCGGCGGCGTTCGTGATAAAGAGACTGCACTGGCGATGGTAGAAGCAGGCGCAGATCGAATTGGAACTAGCTCTGGAGCTGCTATTGTATCTGGAGAAGAAGGATCAGCCGGCTATTAA
- the rpsU gene encoding 30S ribosomal protein S21: protein MAETRVRKNENIDAALRRFKRSLSKEGTMAEVRKRKHYEKPSVKRKKKSEAARKRKF, encoded by the coding sequence ATGGCTGAGACCCGGGTTCGCAAGAACGAGAATATTGATGCCGCTCTTCGCCGTTTTAAGCGCTCGCTTTCTAAAGAAGGAACTATGGCAGAAGTTCGTAAAAGAAAGCATTATGAAAAGCCGAGTGTGAAACGTAAGAAGAAATCAGAAGCGGCAAGAAAACGAAAGTTCTAA
- a CDS encoding GatB/YqeY domain-containing protein, translating to MELMDRLNEDMKSALKAKEKKRLSVIRGVKSSLQNESIKVGRTLNEEEAINVLNREQKQRKDSLHEFKKAGREDLAKETEEELIILSKYLPEQLTEKEIEDIVKRVIQDTGASSKSDMGKVMSVVMPKVKGKADGSQVNQLVQKHLS from the coding sequence CTGGAACTCATGGATCGTTTAAATGAAGATATGAAAAGTGCTCTAAAGGCTAAAGAAAAGAAACGGCTTTCTGTTATTCGCGGAGTTAAATCTTCCCTTCAAAATGAATCCATTAAAGTTGGAAGAACTTTGAATGAAGAAGAAGCGATCAATGTGCTGAATCGTGAACAAAAACAACGGAAAGATTCCCTCCATGAGTTTAAGAAAGCAGGCAGAGAGGACTTGGCAAAAGAAACTGAGGAAGAATTGATTATTCTCTCTAAGTATTTGCCAGAGCAGCTCACAGAGAAAGAAATTGAAGATATTGTAAAGCGAGTAATACAAGACACTGGGGCATCTTCAAAAAGCGATATGGGAAAAGTGATGTCTGTTGTCATGCCTAAAGTAAAAGGTAAAGCAGATGGATCACAAGTGAATCAACTTGTACAAAAGCATTTATCTTAA
- a CDS encoding NfeD family protein produces MFNHNKIIVFLLFFIVFFSSSEPGYSQTSSNDIVYVLPVEQTVERGLEAFLERSVNEAEEAGADHIIFEIDTPGGAVDAAGNIAAIIRNAPVPTTAFVTDEAMSAGAFIALNADEIAMAPSTEMGAAQVIDGSGNAASDKAQSAWIKNMKGAAELNGRDPEYAIAMADPSVDLEEYRAGEGSLLSLTASEAEEVGYAEHIVEDREELLSALDLEGAEVQEADVSIAEHIARFVTNPIIIPILLSVGSLGLILELYSPGFGIPGIMGASSLFLFFFGHAIAGFAGMESIVLFIAGLVLMIIELFVPGFGIFGFLGIGAMIGSMILASFSTLNIVLSILIAAVVSIAAAAILFSVFGKRGPMKRLVLEESVNTNEGYISNVSRNELVGKTGKSLTPLRPSGSIIVGEERLDVVTEGGYIEQGENVKIVAVQGSRIIVRNL; encoded by the coding sequence ATGTTTAACCATAATAAAATAATAGTCTTCCTGTTGTTTTTCATTGTTTTCTTTTCAAGTTCTGAGCCTGGTTATTCTCAAACTTCTTCGAATGATATAGTGTATGTCCTCCCAGTAGAACAAACAGTGGAACGAGGCTTAGAAGCTTTTCTTGAACGTTCAGTGAATGAAGCAGAAGAAGCAGGAGCCGATCACATTATTTTTGAAATTGATACTCCTGGGGGAGCTGTTGATGCAGCTGGAAATATTGCAGCAATCATCAGAAATGCGCCTGTTCCTACAACCGCTTTTGTAACAGATGAGGCTATGTCGGCTGGAGCTTTTATCGCTTTAAATGCTGACGAGATAGCTATGGCTCCTAGCACAGAAATGGGGGCAGCTCAGGTTATAGATGGGTCTGGTAACGCAGCCAGTGATAAAGCTCAATCAGCCTGGATTAAAAATATGAAAGGTGCTGCCGAGTTAAATGGGAGAGATCCAGAATACGCCATTGCTATGGCAGACCCCTCTGTTGATCTTGAGGAATATCGTGCCGGAGAAGGAAGTCTCTTGTCTTTAACTGCATCAGAAGCAGAAGAAGTAGGTTACGCAGAACATATAGTAGAGGACAGAGAAGAGTTGCTTTCGGCTTTAGATTTAGAAGGTGCAGAGGTTCAAGAAGCAGATGTTTCTATTGCAGAACATATTGCGCGTTTTGTTACAAACCCAATCATCATTCCAATTTTATTAAGTGTAGGAAGCTTGGGTTTAATTCTTGAATTGTACTCTCCAGGGTTTGGAATTCCAGGAATCATGGGGGCCAGTTCTTTGTTTTTATTTTTCTTCGGTCATGCTATTGCCGGATTTGCTGGAATGGAATCTATTGTACTCTTTATTGCGGGATTAGTACTGATGATAATAGAGCTTTTTGTTCCAGGGTTTGGGATATTTGGGTTTTTAGGTATAGGAGCGATGATTGGCAGCATGATATTAGCTTCTTTTTCTACCTTGAATATCGTATTATCAATTTTAATTGCTGCCGTCGTATCTATAGCTGCAGCTGCTATTCTTTTTAGTGTATTCGGAAAAAGAGGACCAATGAAACGGTTGGTTCTTGAAGAATCAGTCAATACAAACGAAGGGTATATTTCCAACGTCAGCCGCAACGAGCTAGTGGGAAAAACAGGGAAATCATTAACTCCTCTACGTCCTTCTGGTTCTATTATAGTGGGGGAGGAGAGGCTTGACGTTGTAACGGAAGGAGGATATATTGAACAAGGTGAGAATGTGAAAATCGTAGCAGTACAAGGGTCAAGAATTATTGTTAGAAATCTTTAG
- the floA gene encoding flotillin-like protein FloA (flotillin-like protein involved in membrane lipid rafts): MSFDLTLIIVLALVLIALAVLFTFVPVMLWISALAAGVKIGIFQLVGMRLRRVIPARVVNPLIKAEKAGLDIELNKLEGHYLAGGNVDRVVNALIAAQRANIELTFERCAAIDLAGRDVLEAVQMSVNPKVIETPFIAGVAMDGIEVKAKARITVRANIDRLVGGAGEDTVIARVGEGIVSTIGSSTDHKAVLENPDMISQTVLKKGLDSGTAFEILSIDIADIDIGKNIGAGLQTDQAEADKKIAQAKAEERRAMAVAHEQEMRAKVEEMRAKVVEAEAEVPMAMAKALKSGNLGVMDYMNIQNVSADTDMRESIGKETKSNEDGYDNPGPTKNT, encoded by the coding sequence ATGTCATTTGACTTAACTTTAATTATTGTATTGGCATTGGTACTAATTGCCCTTGCCGTATTATTTACATTTGTTCCGGTTATGTTGTGGATCTCCGCACTTGCCGCCGGAGTGAAGATTGGTATTTTTCAATTGGTGGGAATGAGGCTTAGAAGAGTTATTCCAGCAAGGGTTGTAAACCCGTTGATAAAGGCTGAGAAAGCCGGCTTGGATATAGAGTTAAACAAACTTGAAGGTCATTACCTTGCAGGTGGTAATGTAGACCGGGTAGTTAATGCACTTATAGCCGCTCAAAGAGCTAACATCGAGCTTACATTCGAGCGTTGTGCAGCGATTGATTTAGCAGGACGAGACGTGCTGGAAGCAGTACAGATGAGCGTAAATCCAAAAGTTATTGAAACACCTTTTATAGCAGGTGTTGCAATGGACGGAATTGAAGTTAAAGCAAAAGCCCGGATCACCGTTCGTGCTAATATTGACCGCCTTGTTGGGGGTGCTGGAGAAGATACAGTTATTGCAAGGGTTGGGGAAGGTATCGTTTCAACGATAGGTTCTTCTACCGATCACAAAGCTGTGTTAGAAAATCCGGATATGATTTCACAAACTGTCCTTAAAAAAGGACTTGATTCAGGTACAGCCTTTGAAATTTTATCTATAGATATTGCTGATATCGACATTGGCAAAAACATCGGTGCAGGGCTTCAAACAGATCAAGCTGAAGCAGATAAGAAAATTGCCCAGGCTAAAGCGGAAGAACGCCGTGCGATGGCTGTGGCTCATGAGCAAGAAATGCGCGCGAAAGTAGAAGAAATGCGTGCGAAAGTAGTAGAAGCCGAAGCTGAAGTTCCAATGGCGATGGCTAAGGCTCTTAAATCAGGGAACCTTGGTGTCATGGATTATATGAATATCCAAAACGTTAGTGCTGACACAGATATGAGAGAATCCATCGGTAAAGAAACAAAAAGTAATGAAGACGGGTATGATAACCCTGGACCAACTAAAAACACATAA